The following nucleotide sequence is from Kiritimatiellia bacterium.
GTCATCGATGACCGTGTAGTAGTAGCTCCCCTGCAACGACAGGCGGTCCAGGCGCGACTTGAAGCCGATTTCGCCGGCCAGGTAGCGCTCGGGATCCAGGTCCGGCGCCGGGGTCTCCAGTTCGCCGCTGCGCGCGATGTCGAACCGGGTGAGATCGGAGAGGTTGGGCGCGCGGTAGCCTTGCGCCACGCCCGCGAAGAGCACGTTCCGACGGTCTTCCTCCAGGGGGACCAGCAGGCGGAGCGAGCCGACCACCGTGTCCCAGTCGTCCTCGACGGACATTACGCCGCCGGTGTCCGGATCCTTGACCCGGTCGGCGTCGGCCTTCGCGTAGTTGTAGCGCGCGCCGGGCGTCAGTTCCGCGCGCCCGTCGAAGAGCGGCAGGGTGTCCTGGACGTAGACGCCGACGGAATCGTAGGCGGCGTCGTCGGCCACGGGCCCCTGGATCTCGACCTTGTCGAGCGAGCCGTCGACCTTGTACTTCCGCGCGTAGGAATCCACCACGTCGCGATAGTATTCGGCGCCGTAGACCCACTGGCCCGCGTCCGTGTCGGACTCGAGCTGGACGGCCGCGCCCCAGGTGACGACGTCGAAGCCCTGCGTGTCGCTCGTGTCGTCCTTCCTGACGCGGTAGAGATCCTCCTCCTGGGCGTGGCGCGAGAGGGTGACCTCCATGCGGTCCACGAACCCGGCCATGTTTTCGACGCCGTACCGGAGGTAAGTCAGGTGGCGGTCCTGGTCGTAGCGGTGCACCTTGTCGTCGCCGGGCGTGAGGCCTTCCCAGTCGAGCCCGTACACGGTCCGGTGCGTGCGCCAGGCGTCGTCCTGGTGGACGGTCTGGTGGCCGAGCGTGAAGCGGGCGTCGTCGTTCACGTAGTACTCCACGCGCCCGTCGTAATCCTGTTCCTGGTAGCCGGTGTGCTCCTGCTTCCCGACATCCTTCCCGCCGCGCAGGTCGCCGAAATCCTTCAGGGATACGCCCCCGACGAAGCCCAGGTGCTCGCTGGGCCGGGCGCCGGCCTGCAGCCGGCCGAGGTTCGACCCCTCCGCCGTCGCGCCGCGGTACAGCACCCGGCCGTTCCACGCGGCCTGGCCATCGTATTCCGGCGGGGCGAGGGTCAGGACGTTCATCGTACCGCCGACCGCGTCGCTGCCGTACATCACCGAGCCGGGCCCCATGACCACTTCGCCGCGGGCGATGGACAGGGGATCCACCGTGTTCCAGTATTGGTTCGGGCCGTCGCGGAACACCGAATTATTCAGCCGGATGCCTTCGATCAGGCAAAGCGTCCGGAAGCCGGTGAAGCCGCGCAGGAACGGCGAGCCCTGGCCGTAGGAGGTCTTCTGGATCATCGCCGACGGCAGGCCCTTGAGCAGGTCCGGCGTTGTCCGGAGGCCTTCCCGCGAGGTCAGTTCCCGCGCGTCCAACCCGTAGACCGTCGCGGCCTCGGCCTGGGGATCGCGCGGCGTGCGCGACGCCGTTACGACCACCTCGGGAAGCGCCGCCTCCTCCGTCCCGGCCGCGGCAACCGGCACGAGACTCCACGCCACGAGTCCCGCCACAACCCATTTGCCCGCTGTTTGTATCGACATGGCTCCTCCTTCTACCCGTTAAGCGGCCGAGCCCGGGAAAAAGTTCACGGGGAAAAAAACGCTCGTGTCGGCGCCGAACTTGCCTGGGATGGTCAACTTGTGTGAACCTTGCTGCGTATCAGTGTTGACCATGCACGACGAACCCGATGATTTTGAGCTGATGCGCCTCGTCCGGGGCGGCGACCCCGAGGCCATGGCCTGTCTCGTGCGCCGGCACCAGGGCCCCCTCCTGAACTTTTTCCGGCGCATGGGCGCTTGTACGGATGCGGAAGACGCGGTTCAGGAGACGTTCATTCGCGTGTACAACTACCGGGACAGGTATCGCCCGACGGCCAAGTTCACGACGTTTCTCTACACCGTCGCGCGGCATGTCCGCAACGACCTGTTGCGAAAGGTCATGCGCCGGGAGGCGCTGGTCGAGCGGATATCGGCGGAACCGGAGGCGACCCCGCCGGCGCCGGGGCCCGGCGGCGTCGCCTGGAGACTGGACATCCACGCGGCGCTGGCCCGGCTGCCGGAGAAGCTGCGCGGCGTCGTGGTCCTGGGCGTCTACCAGGGCCTGCGGCAGGAGGAGATCGCCGCCGTGCTGGGCATTCCGCTGGGAACGGTCAAGTCCCGCATGTTCAATGCGCTGGAGCGGCTGAAGGAGATATTCGATGAAGACCGCTGACTACTGTCCTCGCGCAACGGAGGCCCCGGCCTACAGCCTCGGCGAACTGCCGCCGGCGGAGAAAAAGGATTTCGAGCAGCACCTGGCGGCGTGTCCCGCCTGCGCGCGGGCCGCAGCCTCGTCCAGGCTCGTGATCGCGCG
It contains:
- a CDS encoding TonB-dependent receptor, translating into MSIQTAGKWVVAGLVAWSLVPVAAAGTEEAALPEVVVTASRTPRDPQAEAATVYGLDARELTSREGLRTTPDLLKGLPSAMIQKTSYGQGSPFLRGFTGFRTLCLIEGIRLNNSVFRDGPNQYWNTVDPLSIARGEVVMGPGSVMYGSDAVGGTMNVLTLAPPEYDGQAAWNGRVLYRGATAEGSNLGRLQAGARPSEHLGFVGGVSLKDFGDLRGGKDVGKQEHTGYQEQDYDGRVEYYVNDDARFTLGHQTVHQDDAWRTHRTVYGLDWEGLTPGDDKVHRYDQDRHLTYLRYGVENMAGFVDRMEVTLSRHAQEEDLYRVRKDDTSDTQGFDVVTWGAAVQLESDTDAGQWVYGAEYYRDVVDSYARKYKVDGSLDKVEIQGPVADDAAYDSVGVYVQDTLPLFDGRAELTPGARYNYAKADADRVKDPDTGGVMSVEDDWDTVVGSLRLLVPLEEDRRNVLFAGVAQGYRAPNLSDLTRFDIARSGELETPAPDLDPERYLAGEIGFKSRLDRLSLQGSYYYTVIDDMIIRTPTGETIDDAAEVTKKNSGDGVVQGLELSVRYAFTPEWSVWAAGSLMDGRVDTYPSSNAEEDRDYVSRLMPPTAQLGLRWEAGGGAWWGEAVMDLADDADKLSADDKRDKQRIPPGGTPGYIVCALRAGTRLADRLDLAVALENLFDEDYRIHGSGVNEPGRNLVLTAALDL
- a CDS encoding RNA polymerase sigma factor; this encodes MHDEPDDFELMRLVRGGDPEAMACLVRRHQGPLLNFFRRMGACTDAEDAVQETFIRVYNYRDRYRPTAKFTTFLYTVARHVRNDLLRKVMRREALVERISAEPEATPPAPGPGGVAWRLDIHAALARLPEKLRGVVVLGVYQGLRQEEIAAVLGIPLGTVKSRMFNALERLKEIFDEDR